In Rubrobacter calidifluminis, the following proteins share a genomic window:
- a CDS encoding NAD-dependent epimerase/dehydratase family protein codes for MNWLITGGCGFIGSALVGALVSEGGHSIRVLDDLSVGSQEDLAGVCGFSETPAEEVGEMAGEGVELVVGDILDDELALRAARGAEVVVHLAANTGVAPSVENPRKDCLTNVVGTLNYLEAARHAGAGRFVFASSGAAVGEVEPPIHENLAPHPASPYGASKLAGEGYCSAYFLAYGLETVALRFGNVYGPGSGHKVLNAVPRFISRAMRGEPLEIYGDGTQTRDFIYIEDLVRAVRLAAERPGVGGEIFQIATSSETTVLELVEKLIPVLSDFGIEDVEIRHAAPRPGDVKRNYSDTSKARRMLGWQAEVSLEEGLRRTAEWFIRGSR; via the coding sequence TTGAACTGGCTCATCACCGGGGGTTGCGGTTTCATAGGCTCCGCGCTCGTGGGGGCGCTCGTCTCGGAGGGGGGACACTCGATCAGGGTCCTCGACGACCTCTCGGTGGGAAGCCAGGAGGATCTCGCCGGGGTGTGCGGGTTCTCGGAGACCCCGGCAGAAGAGGTCGGGGAGATGGCGGGGGAGGGGGTGGAGCTCGTCGTCGGGGACATCCTCGACGACGAGCTCGCGCTGCGGGCGGCGCGGGGCGCTGAGGTGGTGGTGCATCTGGCGGCGAACACCGGCGTCGCCCCTTCGGTCGAGAACCCGCGCAAGGACTGCCTCACCAACGTCGTGGGGACGCTCAACTACCTGGAGGCCGCCCGTCACGCGGGGGCGGGGAGGTTCGTCTTCGCCTCGAGCGGGGCTGCGGTCGGGGAGGTCGAGCCCCCGATACACGAGAACCTCGCCCCGCACCCGGCGAGCCCCTACGGGGCGAGCAAGCTCGCCGGTGAGGGCTACTGCTCGGCCTACTTCCTCGCCTACGGGCTCGAGACCGTGGCGCTGCGCTTCGGCAACGTCTACGGCCCGGGCTCGGGGCACAAGGTCCTGAACGCGGTCCCGCGCTTCATCAGCCGGGCGATGCGGGGCGAGCCGCTCGAGATCTACGGCGACGGCACCCAGACCCGGGACTTCATCTACATAGAAGATCTCGTGCGCGCGGTACGGCTCGCGGCCGAGAGGCCGGGCGTGGGTGGTGAGATCTTCCAGATCGCGACCAGCTCGGAGACGACGGTGCTGGAGCTCGTCGAGAAGCTCATTCCGGTGCTCTCCGACTTCGGGATAGAGGACGTGGAGATCCGACACGCCGCGCCCAGACCGGGCGACGTGAAGCGCAACTACTCGGACACCTCTAAGGCCCGCCGGATGCTCGGCTGGCAGGCCGAGGTGAGCCTGGAGGAGGGCCTGAGGCGCACGGCGGAGTGGTTTATTCGCGGGAGCCGCTGA
- a CDS encoding NUDIX domain-containing protein: MALIEREERLLLERRSDCGRWGMVGGAVEVDEPLGEALRREVREETGLSVSSSELFCVFSDPSKIVAYPDGNVVRVISFAYRVSVEDFSGLRRSPESLDLAFFSREEIEELDVIETGRPVLAAYFSGARGPVVLE; encoded by the coding sequence ATGGCGCTCATCGAGCGCGAGGAGCGTCTGCTCCTGGAGCGGCGTAGCGACTGCGGACGGTGGGGGATGGTGGGCGGGGCGGTTGAGGTCGACGAGCCGCTCGGGGAGGCGCTCCGGCGCGAGGTGCGCGAGGAGACCGGGCTCTCGGTGAGCTCTTCGGAACTCTTCTGCGTCTTCTCCGATCCGTCGAAGATCGTCGCCTACCCCGACGGGAACGTCGTGCGGGTGATCTCGTTCGCCTACCGGGTCTCGGTGGAGGACTTCTCGGGTCTCCGGCGCAGCCCGGAGTCGCTCGATCTCGCGTTCTTCAGCCGGGAGGAGATCGAGGAGCTCGACGTCATAGAGACCGGAAGACCGGTGCTCGCGGCGTACTTCTCCGGGGCCCGGGGGCCGGTGGTGCTGGAGTAG
- a CDS encoding glycosyltransferase family 2 protein, with translation MMAFDHIRFAGILVAAIIAAASILAYKRGRWRRFDLLLALIVAAGVAVFSVFPKVGDVLLYVFQLQNRGFAILVAAVLVLFALVVYLIGKVQDVSRRNGQVVTALAVRQYKERYDPPQPLPEGARGRILIVVPAYNEAGGIAQVLSRVPEELMGYEVRTVVVDDGSSDATEQIARNLGYPVVSHVVNRGQGDALRTGFAIAGLERADMVINLDADGQYLPEEMERLIVPIIEDEADFVLGSRFMGFYEEAGSVRHIGVVFFSKMISLLTGKKITDSTNGFRAIRGSMLPKLDLREDRFNATELILEALKKGLRFKEVPVTMLKRAEGVSKKPPKLRYPLGVFRVIIQTWLR, from the coding sequence ATGATGGCGTTCGACCACATCAGGTTCGCCGGGATACTCGTCGCCGCGATTATCGCGGCGGCGAGCATCCTGGCCTACAAGCGCGGCAGATGGCGCCGGTTCGACCTGCTGCTCGCCCTCATCGTGGCCGCGGGGGTCGCTGTCTTCTCGGTCTTCCCGAAGGTCGGCGACGTACTGCTTTACGTCTTCCAGCTCCAGAACCGGGGCTTCGCCATTCTGGTCGCCGCGGTGCTGGTACTTTTCGCGCTCGTGGTCTACCTGATCGGCAAGGTGCAGGACGTGAGCCGCAGGAACGGCCAGGTCGTGACCGCGCTCGCCGTGAGGCAGTACAAGGAGCGCTACGACCCGCCGCAGCCGCTGCCCGAGGGGGCACGCGGCAGGATCCTCATCGTCGTCCCCGCCTACAACGAGGCCGGGGGCATCGCCCAGGTCCTCTCGCGGGTGCCAGAAGAGCTCATGGGTTACGAGGTCAGGACCGTCGTCGTCGACGACGGCTCATCCGACGCCACCGAACAGATCGCCCGCAACCTCGGCTACCCGGTCGTCTCGCACGTGGTCAACCGCGGGCAGGGCGACGCGCTGAGGACCGGGTTCGCCATCGCCGGGCTCGAGCGGGCCGACATGGTCATAAACCTCGACGCCGACGGCCAGTATCTGCCGGAGGAGATGGAGCGTCTGATCGTCCCGATAATCGAGGACGAGGCGGACTTCGTCCTCGGCTCGCGCTTCATGGGCTTCTACGAGGAGGCCGGGAGCGTCCGGCACATCGGCGTCGTGTTTTTCTCGAAGATGATCTCGCTCCTGACCGGCAAGAAGATAACCGACTCGACGAACGGCTTCCGCGCGATAAGGGGCTCGATGCTCCCGAAGCTCGACCTCAGGGAGGATCGCTTCAACGCCACCGAGCTCATCCTCGAGGCGCTCAAGAAGGGGCTGCGCTTCAAGGAGGTGCCGGTGACGATGCTCAAGCGGGCCGAGGGCGTGAGCAAGAAGCCCCCGAAGCTGCGCTACCCGCTCGGCGTCTTCCGGGTGATCATACAGACCTGGCTGCGGTAG
- a CDS encoding lipopolysaccharide biosynthesis protein, protein MLKARQQGVGAGSAYMIVSLGISGVLTYAFQSFAAHTLGRSGYGPLALLWSATFLTVQVLWIAGTQTLGRYVSERAARGEDWRPVVASVRRWQAGLAAGFVILAAAASPILTREVFQGHAWLSWTFIAAVVAYAPEYFRRGIFNGHRQFSRLGAQLVSEQTGRLVIAVVLLAAGLGVFGAAVAIVLAPIIGVLAVRPTPADPPQKEGEPFSAGRAARFAAPVLVCMAVAQAFANGGVILVSLLGGTLPQVSVFAAALILTRIPQYVLSPAVESLLPHASRILASEGRAAFERFVGRALGLVALVGLLMVAGTWPLGQWAVRLFAGSDFHASRGLLVMLAALAAFYLVCDMLNQALFARGLARLAALAWVLGLPVAGASLALSGAGVMSRVALALLAGMVAVSLFQVAFYLLSGSRE, encoded by the coding sequence ATGCTCAAGGCCCGTCAGCAGGGTGTGGGCGCGGGCAGCGCCTACATGATCGTCTCCCTGGGCATCTCCGGCGTCCTGACCTACGCCTTTCAGAGCTTCGCGGCTCACACCCTCGGCAGGAGCGGCTACGGGCCGCTCGCGCTGCTCTGGTCCGCGACCTTCCTCACGGTGCAGGTGCTCTGGATCGCCGGCACCCAGACCCTCGGGCGCTACGTCTCCGAGCGGGCCGCCCGGGGCGAGGACTGGCGTCCCGTGGTCGCCTCGGTGCGCCGCTGGCAGGCGGGACTCGCCGCCGGCTTCGTAATCCTGGCGGCCGCCGCGAGCCCGATCCTCACCAGGGAAGTCTTCCAGGGGCACGCCTGGCTGAGCTGGACCTTCATAGCAGCCGTGGTCGCCTACGCGCCGGAGTACTTCCGGCGCGGCATCTTCAACGGCCACCGCCAGTTCTCCCGCCTCGGGGCCCAGCTCGTCTCCGAGCAGACCGGCAGGCTCGTCATAGCTGTGGTGCTGCTCGCCGCGGGGCTGGGCGTCTTCGGGGCGGCGGTCGCGATCGTACTCGCCCCGATCATCGGGGTGCTCGCCGTGAGACCCACCCCGGCCGACCCGCCGCAGAAGGAGGGCGAACCCTTCTCCGCTGGGCGGGCGGCTCGCTTCGCCGCGCCCGTGCTCGTCTGCATGGCCGTCGCGCAGGCCTTCGCCAACGGCGGCGTGATCCTGGTGAGCCTGCTCGGCGGCACCCTCCCGCAGGTCAGCGTCTTCGCCGCGGCCCTGATCCTGACCCGCATCCCACAGTACGTGCTGAGCCCGGCCGTCGAGAGCCTGCTGCCGCACGCGAGCCGTATCCTCGCCTCCGAGGGCCGCGCTGCCTTCGAGCGCTTCGTCGGGAGGGCGCTCGGCCTCGTGGCGCTCGTCGGGCTGCTCATGGTCGCCGGGACCTGGCCGCTCGGGCAGTGGGCGGTGCGGCTCTTCGCCGGTTCGGACTTCCACGCCAGCAGAGGGCTGCTGGTCATGCTGGCCGCCCTGGCCGCCTTCTACCTGGTCTGCGACATGTTGAACCAGGCGCTCTTCGCCCGCGGGCTGGCCAGGCTCGCCGCGCTCGCCTGGGTGCTCGGGCTGCCCGTGGCGGGCGCGTCTCTCGCGCTCTCGGGCGCCGGGGTGATGAGCCGGGTCGCCCTCGCGCTGCTCGCCGGGATGGTCGCCGTCTCGCTCTTCCAGGTCGCCTTCTACCTGCTCAGCGGCTCCCGCGAATAA
- a CDS encoding undecaprenyl diphosphate synthase family protein, which translates to MKLIRRKPTRSKRRRPKASPARVALVAERSGPREAPPLVPLLEAAGELGMRTLMICPPPGGEGGVISEVGAGEALRLGVRLRFCGLPEELPEELRREAARAESLTARARGLEVCMTPGHHGGRAEIVAAVKSLAAEGVPPEKIDEAAISGRLAAPAACDLDLIVYAGDRPRFSDLLLWEMAYAEFYAAGRPWPELTAADLERAVESYASRSRRRGGVEPADTGS; encoded by the coding sequence TTGAAGCTGATCCGGAGAAAGCCCACACGAAGCAAGCGCAGGAGACCCAAGGCCTCGCCGGCCCGCGTGGCGCTGGTGGCCGAACGCAGCGGCCCGCGGGAGGCCCCACCCCTCGTCCCCCTGCTGGAAGCCGCCGGAGAACTCGGGATGAGGACGCTCATGATCTGTCCGCCGCCCGGCGGCGAGGGCGGCGTCATCTCCGAAGTCGGTGCGGGGGAGGCGCTCCGGCTCGGGGTACGCCTGCGGTTCTGCGGCCTCCCGGAGGAGCTCCCGGAAGAGCTGCGGCGCGAAGCCGCGCGGGCGGAGAGCCTGACGGCCCGCGCCCGCGGCCTGGAGGTGTGCATGACCCCGGGACACCACGGGGGCCGGGCGGAGATCGTCGCGGCGGTAAAGTCCCTCGCCGCGGAGGGCGTCCCACCCGAGAAGATCGACGAGGCCGCCATCTCCGGACGTCTCGCCGCTCCCGCCGCCTGCGATCTGGACCTGATCGTCTACGCCGGAGACCGCCCGCGCTTCTCGGACCTCCTGCTCTGGGAGATGGCCTATGCCGAGTTCTACGCCGCCGGCCGCCCGTGGCCGGAGCTCACCGCCGCGGACCTGGAGCGGGCGGTCGAGTCCTACGCCTCCCGGTCTCGCCGCCGCGGAGGCGTAGAGCCCGCGGACACCGGCTCCTAG
- a CDS encoding UDP-sulfoquinovose synthase, protein MRVMVLGGDGYCGWPTSLHLSDCGHEVIIVDNFVRRQIDHELGVQSLTPIATLKQRVRAWKEVSGQEIVVEVGDLLDWEFVSGIIKNYRPDAVVHFAEQRAAPYSMIDRAHAVYTQHNNVIGTLNLLFAIREHAPECHLVKLGTMGEYGTPNIDIEEGYIEIEHNGRKDVLPYPKQPGSWYHLSKVHDSHNIAFACKIWETRATDLNQGVVYGTVTEQTERDERLINRFDYDEIYGTALNRFCIQAAIGHPMTVYGKGGQTRGFLDIRDTVRCIELAIEHPAEPGEFRVFNQFTEEFSILDLAKMVKEAASKLGIEAKIENLPNPRVEAEEHYYNAKHTKLLDLGLEPHYLKESLLDSLLNIAMRYKDRVEPDAIDPKVSWREGQRKERKATSAV, encoded by the coding sequence ATGAGAGTGATGGTTCTGGGCGGGGACGGCTACTGTGGCTGGCCCACTTCGCTACACCTCTCCGATTGTGGACACGAGGTGATAATCGTAGACAACTTCGTGCGCCGGCAGATAGACCATGAGCTCGGCGTGCAGAGCCTCACCCCGATAGCCACCCTCAAGCAGAGGGTCAGGGCCTGGAAGGAGGTGAGTGGCCAGGAGATAGTCGTCGAGGTCGGGGATCTTCTGGACTGGGAGTTCGTCTCCGGGATAATAAAGAACTACCGTCCCGACGCGGTGGTCCACTTCGCCGAGCAGCGGGCGGCGCCCTACTCGATGATCGACCGGGCGCACGCGGTCTACACCCAGCACAACAACGTGATAGGCACGCTGAACCTGCTCTTCGCGATAAGGGAGCATGCGCCGGAGTGTCATCTGGTCAAGCTGGGGACCATGGGCGAGTACGGCACGCCCAACATAGACATAGAAGAGGGCTACATAGAGATAGAGCACAACGGTAGAAAGGATGTTCTACCCTACCCCAAGCAGCCCGGCAGCTGGTACCACCTCAGCAAGGTGCACGACTCGCACAACATAGCCTTCGCGTGCAAGATCTGGGAGACGAGGGCCACCGACCTCAACCAGGGGGTCGTCTACGGGACGGTCACCGAGCAGACCGAGCGTGACGAGCGGCTGATAAACCGCTTCGACTACGACGAGATCTACGGCACGGCTCTGAACCGCTTCTGCATCCAGGCGGCGATAGGCCATCCGATGACGGTCTACGGCAAGGGCGGACAGACGAGGGGCTTCCTCGACATCCGCGACACGGTCAGGTGCATAGAGCTCGCCATAGAGCATCCGGCCGAGCCCGGGGAGTTCCGGGTGTTCAACCAGTTCACCGAGGAGTTCAGCATCCTCGATTTGGCGAAGATGGTCAAGGAGGCCGCCTCCAAGCTGGGGATAGAGGCGAAGATCGAGAACCTCCCGAACCCCCGGGTCGAGGCCGAGGAGCACTACTACAACGCCAAGCACACCAAGCTTCTGGACCTCGGGCTGGAGCCGCACTACCTCAAGGAGAGCCTGCTCGACTCCCTTTTGAACATAGCGATGCGCTACAAGGACCGGGTCGAGCCCGACGCCATAGACCCCAAGGTCTCCTGGCGGGAGGGCCAGCGTAAGGAGAGGAAGGCAACTTCGGCGGTATGA
- a CDS encoding mannosyltransferase family protein: protein MSHKAAARRPFAFVLGVYAASRLLYFAAGAIMAHALPISSFQRRTSDVPYGRLNTWSHWDGEHYIHLAASGYLNPPYDESPAFFPLYPLLVRALDSLSGGPVSLPALGVWGVIVSLAALPFALYFVYRLAEDLGGPRTARASVLVLAFFPTAFFLNAVYTESLFLALSAGSLWAVRVRKNLLLACVLAGLACATRNVGVFLLVPLALEWLRRRREYGLRGAACLALAPSGLLLYAAYLWWRFGNLLLFYTGQRRWGREPTGPLHALVTAFEQAGWGLAQLSGMRPGSGSGSLMDHLASTNATYSLLFLLLALALLAAGVRILPPGMSAYAFLLVAVPALFGTPQSPLMGMPRFVLVAFPIFITLGALVGKRKTTLCLWLTVSIAFSLFLCALFVSWRFVA, encoded by the coding sequence ATGAGCCACAAGGCGGCAGCCAGGCGTCCTTTCGCCTTCGTCCTCGGCGTCTACGCCGCAAGCCGCCTCCTCTATTTCGCCGCCGGGGCGATCATGGCCCACGCTCTCCCCATAAGCTCCTTCCAGAGGCGGACCTCGGACGTCCCCTACGGCCGACTGAACACGTGGTCGCACTGGGACGGCGAGCACTACATCCACCTCGCCGCCTCCGGCTACCTGAACCCACCCTACGACGAGTCGCCGGCCTTCTTCCCCCTCTACCCGCTGCTGGTGCGCGCCCTCGACTCCCTCTCCGGCGGTCCCGTCTCCCTCCCCGCCCTCGGGGTGTGGGGCGTTATCGTCTCTCTCGCCGCGCTGCCGTTCGCGCTCTACTTCGTCTACCGCCTGGCGGAGGACCTCGGAGGCCCGCGGACGGCGCGGGCCTCCGTGCTCGTGCTCGCGTTCTTCCCGACGGCTTTCTTCCTGAACGCCGTCTACACCGAGAGCCTCTTCCTCGCCCTCTCGGCGGGCTCGCTGTGGGCCGTGAGGGTGCGGAAGAACCTCCTGCTCGCCTGCGTCCTGGCCGGTCTCGCCTGCGCCACCCGCAACGTGGGCGTCTTCCTCCTCGTGCCTCTGGCCCTGGAGTGGCTGCGCCGCCGCCGTGAGTACGGCCTGCGGGGTGCCGCCTGCCTCGCTCTCGCCCCCTCCGGACTTCTCCTTTACGCCGCCTACCTCTGGTGGCGCTTCGGCAACCTGCTCCTCTTCTACACAGGACAGAGGCGTTGGGGAAGGGAACCCACCGGACCTCTCCACGCCCTCGTAACGGCGTTCGAGCAGGCCGGCTGGGGGCTCGCACAACTCTCCGGGATGCGCCCCGGCTCCGGCTCCGGGAGCCTCATGGATCACCTGGCCTCGACCAACGCAACGTACAGCCTGCTCTTCCTGCTGCTCGCCCTGGCGCTCCTCGCGGCCGGGGTGCGGATCCTCCCGCCGGGGATGAGCGCCTACGCCTTCCTGCTCGTCGCCGTCCCCGCGCTCTTCGGCACCCCGCAGAGCCCACTCATGGGCATGCCGCGCTTCGTCCTCGTGGCCTTCCCGATCTTCATCACGCTCGGTGCCCTCGTCGGGAAAAGAAAGACCACATTGTGCCTCTGGCTCACCGTGAGCATTGCCTTCTCGCTCTTCCTGTGCGCCCTGTTCGTCAGCTGGCGCTTCGTCGCCTGA
- a CDS encoding glycosyltransferase family 87 protein — protein sequence MILDLVRVVPIALVLVLVPGWFWARWLADGGDLAGRVIHAVAFSMVLVPAAALIEVRLTDGGLTLPLAVTAPAVVFLVGVGFFLTFGAAGKPEKRPVAGVPVPLAAPSLVPLALAAALVLAGDFLYQGLFWTAGSCWGWPSPACTAGGEAQLFMIPVAALVVLAGVVQVWSSRRLSWAGSGGEDAGERSVDSGGRTKTVLLGLVLLAVLVRGYSGPVLHDWPFIRGVDNYSHAVMANLMLSTGNDSSYLIYPPGFHLLTAEISRLSGVEPLDTFPVMAPLMMLGPTLALYALGRRMWGWEAGVAAAFFGGFLAGGIYYYFDDAMYPNLTAAQILLVMTVCALVSLYSSPGWRSGLAFAILGSGVVLYHQVTTLYLVVLLAPVAVFALVYLLLTRQRKDAATLFFSLVLLAVLSVAYAWDTYHIPRLVAHLLEGASGTGKTASAVEMAIGTQLPYGYAVMIATTISQPIAWLGLLGVVLSTGFLFVARRREGAAVLSKVTLLVWFLVMLAGSSTSLSGFPQRFGRDISVPLALFAAFSLVMLLRSLLWLRGPLSVYAAAAAVLLVGGLVGLRAVQSIEQAAGPSPEVTMTPQIAAAGEWLKEHNTGGNIMVSPQSNQVPSRMMLAMGHYSALQSFTAGQVAHPRDLPPHPPQRYWDVLWVMGHPQGQKTQEILKRYDVRYIVLYKWEPDRPVIPYWTLFKRYPNLYRTVFENQDVLIVAPRHFSHTG from the coding sequence GTGATCCTCGATCTCGTTCGTGTGGTGCCGATCGCCCTGGTGCTCGTGCTGGTTCCGGGCTGGTTCTGGGCACGGTGGCTGGCTGACGGCGGTGACCTGGCAGGGAGGGTGATCCACGCCGTCGCCTTCTCGATGGTGCTGGTCCCGGCTGCGGCCCTGATCGAGGTGCGCCTGACCGACGGAGGGCTGACGCTGCCGCTGGCGGTGACTGCTCCTGCGGTGGTCTTTCTCGTGGGAGTTGGATTCTTCTTGACGTTCGGAGCGGCGGGGAAGCCTGAGAAGAGGCCGGTGGCTGGAGTACCCGTTCCGCTCGCCGCCCCTTCTCTGGTCCCGCTCGCGCTGGCGGCGGCGCTGGTGCTGGCCGGGGATTTCCTCTACCAGGGGCTCTTCTGGACCGCGGGCTCGTGCTGGGGCTGGCCATCCCCGGCCTGCACGGCTGGCGGCGAGGCACAGCTGTTCATGATCCCGGTGGCAGCGCTCGTGGTGCTCGCCGGGGTCGTGCAGGTGTGGAGCTCCCGCCGGCTCTCCTGGGCCGGATCGGGGGGGGAGGATGCGGGAGAGCGAAGCGTGGACTCTGGCGGCCGGACGAAAACAGTGCTGCTCGGGCTGGTCCTGCTCGCGGTGCTCGTGCGCGGCTACTCGGGCCCAGTGCTGCACGACTGGCCGTTCATCCGCGGGGTGGACAACTACTCGCACGCGGTGATGGCCAACCTGATGCTCTCCACGGGCAACGACTCCTCCTACCTTATCTACCCGCCGGGATTCCATCTGCTGACCGCGGAGATCTCGCGCCTGAGCGGAGTCGAGCCGCTCGACACCTTCCCCGTCATGGCCCCGCTGATGATGCTCGGTCCCACGCTCGCCCTCTACGCGCTCGGGCGCAGGATGTGGGGGTGGGAGGCAGGGGTCGCAGCGGCGTTCTTCGGTGGTTTCCTCGCCGGGGGCATCTACTACTACTTCGACGACGCGATGTACCCGAACCTCACCGCCGCCCAGATCCTGCTGGTCATGACCGTCTGCGCCCTGGTCTCGCTCTACTCCAGTCCCGGCTGGCGCAGCGGGCTCGCGTTCGCCATCCTGGGTTCCGGGGTCGTCCTCTACCATCAGGTGACGACCCTCTATCTGGTCGTGCTGCTCGCGCCCGTAGCGGTCTTCGCCCTGGTCTACCTCCTCCTCACCCGCCAGAGGAAGGATGCCGCGACGCTCTTCTTCAGCCTCGTTCTACTGGCGGTTCTCTCGGTGGCCTACGCCTGGGACACCTACCACATCCCCCGCCTCGTCGCCCATCTCCTTGAGGGAGCTTCCGGGACCGGCAAGACGGCAAGCGCGGTCGAGATGGCCATAGGCACCCAGCTTCCCTACGGCTATGCTGTGATGATAGCCACCACCATCTCCCAGCCGATAGCCTGGCTCGGGCTCCTGGGCGTGGTCTTGAGCACGGGTTTCCTGTTCGTCGCCCGCAGACGCGAGGGTGCGGCGGTGCTCTCGAAGGTGACGCTGCTCGTATGGTTCCTGGTGATGCTGGCGGGTAGCAGTACTTCGCTCTCCGGATTCCCCCAGCGCTTCGGGCGCGACATAAGCGTCCCACTTGCGCTGTTCGCCGCCTTTTCTCTGGTCATGTTGCTGCGTTCCCTGCTGTGGTTGCGGGGGCCGCTCTCCGTCTACGCCGCCGCGGCCGCGGTGCTGCTCGTCGGCGGGCTCGTCGGGCTGCGTGCGGTACAAAGCATCGAGCAGGCCGCAGGCCCCAGCCCTGAGGTCACCATGACCCCGCAGATAGCGGCGGCCGGCGAGTGGCTCAAGGAGCACAACACCGGCGGCAACATCATGGTCAGCCCGCAGTCGAACCAGGTCCCGAGCAGGATGATGCTCGCGATGGGACACTACAGCGCTCTGCAGTCGTTTACCGCCGGGCAGGTCGCCCACCCGCGGGATCTCCCCCCCCATCCCCCACAGCGCTACTGGGACGTGCTGTGGGTCATGGGGCATCCTCAGGGCCAGAAGACCCAGGAGATACTGAAGAGATACGACGTGCGCTACATCGTCCTCTACAAGTGGGAGCCCGACCGGCCGGTGATTCCCTACTGGACGCTCTTCAAGCGGTACCCGAACCTCTACCGCACGGTCTTCGAAAACCAGGACGTCCTGATCGTCGCGCCGCGCCACTTCTCGCATACGGGATAG
- a CDS encoding LLM class F420-dependent oxidoreductase produces the protein MEIGYTLMCEQRSPRELVQDAVLAERAGFDFAVMSDHFHPWLEAQGHSGYAWAVLGAVAQVTERIPLMTYVTCPTIRYHPAIVAQKAATVSLLSGGRFSLGLGAGENLNEHVVGRGWPQVDVRHEMLAEAVEIIRELFTGRYVTHRGMYFDVEGARLFDAPEGEVPIGIAASGPRSCELAGNLADFLIAIEPRRELVEMFEAGGGEGKPGVAQLPVCWGEDEEECRRLAHEQFAWALGGWKIQSELPNTTNFEAFAASVREEDVAQMIPCGPDPQGIVEGVREFAGAGFRRVALIQIGEQQKEFCSFYERELAGALKEL, from the coding sequence ATGGAGATAGGCTACACGCTGATGTGCGAGCAGCGTTCGCCGCGCGAGCTCGTGCAGGATGCGGTTCTCGCCGAGCGGGCGGGCTTCGATTTCGCGGTGATGAGCGATCACTTCCATCCCTGGCTCGAGGCGCAGGGTCACTCCGGCTACGCCTGGGCGGTGCTGGGGGCCGTGGCGCAGGTGACGGAGCGCATCCCACTCATGACCTACGTCACCTGTCCCACCATCCGTTACCACCCGGCGATCGTGGCGCAGAAAGCCGCCACGGTCTCGCTGCTCTCGGGCGGGCGGTTCTCGCTCGGGCTCGGGGCCGGGGAGAACCTGAACGAGCACGTCGTCGGGCGGGGCTGGCCGCAGGTGGACGTCCGGCACGAGATGCTCGCCGAGGCCGTAGAGATAATCCGGGAGCTCTTCACCGGGCGCTACGTGACCCACCGCGGGATGTACTTCGACGTCGAGGGGGCCAGGCTCTTCGATGCGCCGGAAGGGGAGGTGCCGATCGGGATCGCGGCAAGCGGGCCGCGCTCCTGCGAGCTGGCCGGAAACCTGGCGGATTTCCTCATCGCCATCGAGCCGCGGCGGGAGCTCGTCGAGATGTTCGAGGCGGGGGGCGGCGAGGGGAAGCCCGGTGTCGCGCAGCTTCCGGTGTGCTGGGGCGAAGACGAAGAAGAATGCCGCAGGCTGGCCCACGAGCAGTTCGCCTGGGCTCTCGGCGGCTGGAAGATACAGTCCGAGCTTCCGAACACGACCAACTTCGAGGCCTTCGCCGCAAGCGTCCGGGAGGAGGACGTTGCTCAGATGATCCCCTGCGGGCCGGACCCGCAGGGGATCGTCGAGGGCGTGAGGGAATTCGCCGGGGCCGGCTTCAGAAGGGTGGCGCTCATCCAGATAGGCGAGCAACAGAAAGAGTTCTGCTCCTTCTACGAGCGCGAGCTGGCGGGGGCGCTGAAGGAGCTCTAG